The Brassica napus cultivar Da-Ae unplaced genomic scaffold, Da-Ae ScsIHWf_2718;HRSCAF=3482, whole genome shotgun sequence genome has a segment encoding these proteins:
- the LOC106434602 gene encoding glutathione S-transferase T3-like, translating into MDKQISYVNLRFSQSHTTVDLESSEPYWFGTQGPDESVLEYPLNSAVDTGAKERRKWSPREDKILIGVWLNTSKDAVVSNDQKAGRFWKRIVEYYNNCPQLVGTTPRELNQCKQRWARINEQVSKFAGSYDAALREQRSGQNDDDVMKAALEYFFNRHGTKFVMEHAWRELRHDHKWASTYVGKDGGKEKRKQVDIEDEVGEPESRPIGINTSKAAAKKKKNGKEESLSQIQAIIEMKAKMSKQKLLERLLSKKDPLTEMETSLKLKLMFEML; encoded by the coding sequence ATGGATAAGCAAATTAGTTATGTAAACCTCCGCTTTAGTCAATCTCATACTACAGTGGACCTTGAATCATCCGAACCTTATTGGTTCGGTACCCAAGGTCCTGATGAGTCAGTTCTCGAGTATCCTCTCAACTCTGCTGTCGACACTGGTGCCAAGGAGAGAAGGAAATGGTCTCCGAGGGAGGATAAAATCCTTATTGGTGTTTGGCTTAACACCAGTAAGGATGCGGTGGTGAGCAATGACCAGAAAGCTGGTCGCTTCTGGAAGAGGATCGTCGAGTACTACAATAACTGCCCGCAACTGGTGGGAACAACACCTAGAGAGCTGAATCAGTGCAAGCAGAGGTGGGCTAGGATTAACGAGCAAGTCAGCAAGTTCGCTGGATCATATGACGCGGCTCTGAGGGAGCAGAGAAGTGGTCAAAATGATGATGACGTGATGAAAGCTGCTCTAGAGTACTTCTTCAATCGTCACGGGACCAAGTTTGTCATGGAACATGCATGGAGGGAGTTGAGGCATGACCATAAATGGGCCTCCACCTATGTGGGTAAGGACGGTGGAAAGGAAAAGCGGAAACAAGTTGATATAGAAGATGAAGTGGGAGAACCAGAGAGTAGACCTATAGGGATCAATACTTCTAAAGCTGctgctaagaagaagaagaatggtaAAGAAGAGTCGTTGTCACAGATTCAGGCCATAATAGAAATGAAAGCAAAAATGTCAAAACAGAAGTTGCTTGAACGTCTACTTAGCAAAAAAGACCCACTCACTGAGATGGAAACATCTCTTAAGCTCAAACTCATGTTTGAGATGTTATGA